From the genome of Chlorocebus sabaeus isolate Y175 chromosome 2, mChlSab1.0.hap1, whole genome shotgun sequence, one region includes:
- the RASSF2 gene encoding ras association domain-containing protein 2 produces the protein MDYSHQTSLVPCGQDKYISKNELLLHLKTYNLYYEGQNLQLRHREEEDEFIVEGLLNISWGLRRPIRLQMQDDNERIRPPPSSSSWHSGCNLGAQGTTLKSLTVPNVQISEVDAPPEGDQMPGPTGTDTRGLKPLQEDTPQLMRTRSDVGVRRRGNVRTPSDQRRIRRHRFSINGHFYNHKTSVFTPAYGSVTNVRINSTMTTPQVLKLLLNKFKIENSAEEFALYVVHTSGEKQKLKATDYPLIARILQGPCEQVSKVFLMEKDQVEEVTYDVAQYIKFEMPVLKSFIQKLQEEEDREVKKLMRKYTVLRLMIRQRLEEIAETPATI, from the exons atggacTACAGTCACCAAACGTCCCTAGTCCCGTGTGGACAAGATAAATACATTTCCAA AAATGAACTTCTCTTGCATCTGAAGACCTACAACTTGTACTATGAAGGCCAGAATTTACAGCTCCGGCACCGGGAG GAAGAAGACGAGTTCATCGTGGAGGGACTCCTGAACATCTCCTGGGGCCTGCGCCGCCCCATTCGCCTGCAGATGCAGGATGACAACGAACGCATTCGGCCCCCTCCGTCCTCCTCTTCCTGGCACTCCGGCTGTAACCTGGGGGCTCAGGG AACCACCCTGAAGTCCCTGACTGTGCCCAATGTTCAGATCTCAGAGGTGGATGCACCGCCGGAGGGTGACCAGATGCCAGGCCCCACAGGTACAG ACACCAGGGGCCTGAAGCCCCTGCAGGAGGACACCCCACAGCTGATGCGCACACGCAGTGATGTTGGGGTGCGTCGCCGTGGCAATGTGAGGACGCCTAGTGACCAGCGGCGAATCAGACGCCACCGCTTCTCCATCAATGGCCATTTCTACAACCATAAG ACGTCCGTGTTCACACCAGCCTATGGCTCTGTCACCAACGTCCGCATCAACAGCACCATGACCACCCCACAGGTCCTGAAGCTGCTGCTCAACAAATTTAAG ATTGAGAATTCAGCAGAGGAGTTTGCCTTGTACGTGGTGCATACGAGTGGTG agaaacagaagctgAAGGCCACCGATTACCCGCTGATTGCCCGAATCCTCCAGGGCCCATGTGAGCAGGTCTCCAAAGTGTTCCTAATGGAGAAGGACCAGGTGGAGGAAGTCACCTATGAT GTGGCCCAGTATATAAAGTTCGAGATGCCGGTACTTAAAAGCTTCATTCAGAAGCTCCAGGAGGAAGAAGATCGGGAAGTAAAGAAGCTGATGCGCAA GTACACCGTGCTCCGGTTAATGATtcggcagaggctggaggagatAGCCGAGACCCCAGCAACCATCTGA